A part of Bacillus thuringiensis genomic DNA contains:
- a CDS encoding DUF3908 family protein: MAINMKTIEEWIAESNARQEEDFGHVVEEMKEVCVGLDNATLIYTKNVFCFGKKVEVLFFFQDHVVIGQEKDEYVEIEKLKYDAITNSSLKTNDKNTTLELQFANGQSINLDSLNDNYGTKNWLFARQIKSIFKLI, from the coding sequence ATGGCAATTAACATGAAAACAATCGAAGAATGGATTGCTGAATCAAACGCAAGACAAGAAGAAGACTTTGGACATGTTGTGGAAGAGATGAAAGAAGTTTGTGTTGGACTTGATAATGCGACATTAATTTATACGAAAAACGTATTTTGTTTCGGTAAGAAAGTAGAAGTATTGTTCTTCTTCCAAGACCATGTCGTGATCGGACAAGAAAAAGATGAGTATGTTGAAATTGAAAAATTAAAGTATGATGCGATTACAAATAGCAGTTTAAAAACAAATGACAAAAATACAACGTTAGAATTACAGTTTGCTAACGGACAATCTATCAATTTAGATAGTTTAAATGATAACTACGGTACAAAAAATTGGTTATTTGCAAGACAAATTAAGAGTATCTTTAAATTAATCTAG
- a CDS encoding class I SAM-dependent methyltransferase, with protein sequence MSMLQRLIQQAKNPRGTIGSSMLCIMNAAHTRLTNWALQKIHIREDEITLDTGCGGGKTIHTLSRRIPFGKICGIDYSEQAVENSKKANMKDVKTGKVIIQQASVSSIPHNTNFFDLITAFQTHYFWPHVEQDIKEIFRTLKPNGSFLLVAETFKIQYHMKKFKTTEEIVNLLYKTGFTSVKCYEERGCLCVIGIK encoded by the coding sequence TTGAGCATGTTACAACGATTAATTCAGCAAGCAAAAAATCCTCGCGGGACAATTGGTTCTTCTATGCTTTGTATTATGAATGCTGCACATACGAGACTAACAAATTGGGCTTTACAAAAAATACATATACGTGAAGATGAGATTACTTTAGATACCGGTTGTGGCGGTGGTAAAACAATACATACTCTTTCAAGACGAATTCCGTTTGGGAAAATATGCGGAATTGACTATTCAGAACAAGCCGTTGAAAACTCGAAGAAAGCTAATATGAAAGATGTAAAAACAGGGAAAGTAATCATTCAGCAAGCTAGCGTCTCCTCTATTCCTCACAATACGAACTTTTTCGATCTCATTACCGCCTTTCAAACGCACTACTTTTGGCCGCATGTCGAACAAGATATAAAAGAAATATTTCGCACATTAAAACCAAACGGTTCTTTTTTATTAGTTGCTGAAACTTTTAAAATTCAATATCATATGAAGAAATTTAAAACGACTGAAGAAATAGTAAATCTACTTTATAAGACAGGATTTACAAGCGTGAAATGTTATGAAGAAAGAGGTTGCCTTTGTGTAATAGGAATTAAGTAA
- a CDS encoding zinc ribbon domain-containing protein codes for MNVCTKCGTQFEDGVQFCQNCGKKRGHPVIKKKMSSGTKVGITLLALLVIAIVGLYVYGSSYYTQAAQVDRMITIVQERDGEKLAEIVTVDDPSVIVTRESLMPLFSYIKENPSYVNELKDYLRQGEKRGDGIERADFSLTKDGKYFFLFDRYKLKAKAYYTTLLSNEKGASLKMNGKEIDKTDDKKFEKQYGPFLPGTQVFQSEYKNDYVKLSREEKVVLMKQSQNNVTIDLTLQGQYITVQTNTPGATLYVNQKPVTALAGEEITWGPVATDGSATIYLERNGENGREATKVETVTAFPSYNLPFQKKSTEKTVVYNVTPPSTTRYVYNGFIFPDSDARKLTSSDLTYLSKEQLKIARNEIYARHGHMFQTKDMQAYFSKQSWYRENPYFTGKLTDIESYNVELIKSRE; via the coding sequence ATGAATGTATGTACAAAGTGTGGGACTCAGTTTGAAGACGGTGTGCAATTTTGTCAAAACTGCGGTAAGAAAAGGGGACACCCTGTAATAAAGAAGAAAATGAGCAGTGGTACAAAAGTTGGCATTACACTTTTAGCACTACTTGTTATAGCGATTGTCGGTTTGTATGTATATGGATCATCGTATTATACGCAGGCTGCGCAAGTAGATCGGATGATTACTATTGTACAAGAGCGGGACGGGGAGAAGTTAGCTGAAATCGTCACGGTAGATGATCCATCAGTTATTGTAACGAGAGAGAGTTTAATGCCACTATTTTCGTATATAAAAGAAAATCCATCTTACGTGAATGAATTGAAAGACTATTTGAGGCAAGGTGAAAAACGAGGGGACGGAATCGAAAGAGCAGATTTTTCGTTAACGAAAGACGGTAAGTATTTCTTTTTATTTGATCGGTATAAATTGAAAGCGAAGGCGTATTATACGACGTTGCTTTCAAATGAAAAAGGTGCATCTTTAAAAATGAACGGAAAAGAAATTGATAAAACAGATGACAAAAAGTTTGAGAAGCAATATGGGCCGTTTCTTCCAGGGACTCAAGTGTTTCAATCAGAATATAAAAATGACTATGTGAAACTATCACGTGAGGAAAAGGTTGTACTTATGAAACAAAGTCAAAATAACGTAACGATAGATTTAACGTTGCAAGGTCAATATATTACAGTGCAAACGAACACGCCTGGTGCAACATTGTACGTGAATCAAAAACCAGTTACAGCGCTAGCGGGAGAAGAAATTACGTGGGGGCCGGTAGCAACTGATGGAAGTGCTACGATTTATTTAGAACGAAATGGAGAAAATGGAAGGGAAGCGACGAAGGTAGAAACGGTAACGGCATTTCCTTCGTATAATCTTCCATTCCAGAAGAAAAGTACAGAAAAAACAGTTGTTTACAATGTTACTCCGCCGTCTACGACTCGGTATGTATATAATGGCTTCATTTTCCCTGACAGTGATGCTCGAAAATTAACGAGTTCAGATCTAACGTATTTATCGAAAGAGCAATTGAAAATAGCGAGAAACGAAATATACGCAAGACATGGACATATGTTTCAAACGAAAGATATGCAAGCGTATTTTTCAAAACAGTCTTGGTATAGAGAAAATCCATATTTTACAGGAAAGCTAACGGATATTGAATCTTATAATGTTGAACTAATCAAATCAAGAGAATAG
- a CDS encoding zinc ribbon domain-containing protein produces MKCPACHTENATEAKFCGNCGHSLTEEVVVSSGREEGPEQARAAQAKETRPNETVEQAKRFASGYFQFFKQALQAPTAIMKSGNVEVRNGIASLVLICFLGACIFYRIMSTGAALTRTLVPDVSTPTFFLDTVTVFLFLLILTLFVGFIIFVSGKMMKSSFSFLEVFGIWGTIATPAIGILVLSFLFSFLLIFFLPILLGLATTYMAISIIVAIVKLDNGGLDLVYTLFIANVLIGIATFIVLWSYISTIIQTFTQGLTGF; encoded by the coding sequence ATGAAATGTCCAGCGTGTCATACGGAAAATGCAACAGAGGCAAAGTTTTGCGGGAATTGTGGACATTCGTTGACGGAGGAAGTAGTGGTAAGTAGCGGCCGAGAAGAAGGGCCGGAACAAGCGCGCGCGGCACAAGCAAAGGAAACTCGACCAAATGAAACAGTAGAGCAAGCGAAGCGGTTTGCAAGTGGCTATTTTCAGTTCTTTAAACAAGCATTACAAGCACCGACAGCCATTATGAAAAGTGGAAATGTTGAAGTACGAAATGGAATTGCAAGTCTTGTTCTTATTTGTTTTTTAGGAGCATGTATTTTTTATAGAATAATGAGCACTGGGGCAGCGCTTACGAGAACGTTGGTGCCAGATGTTTCTACTCCTACATTCTTTTTGGACACTGTAACGGTCTTTTTATTTTTATTAATTTTAACTTTATTTGTCGGATTTATTATTTTTGTAAGTGGGAAGATGATGAAATCATCTTTTTCGTTTCTTGAAGTATTTGGTATATGGGGAACGATAGCGACGCCAGCTATTGGGATATTAGTGCTTTCTTTTCTTTTTAGCTTTTTATTAATCTTTTTCTTACCAATTTTATTAGGGCTGGCTACAACGTATATGGCAATTAGTATAATTGTAGCTATAGTAAAACTAGATAACGGTGGATTAGATCTTGTCTACACACTTTTTATCGCAAATGTTTTAATTGGAATTGCAACATTCATTGTACTGTGGTCTTACATTAGCACGATAATTCAAACCTTTACACAGGGATTAACTGGCTTCTAA
- a CDS encoding GNAT family N-acetyltransferase, which yields MFVTLQTVQESEKEILRNLYALYLHDLSTFTPNITIGENGFFEYEDLHMFWGNDGITPYFIKGDNDIVGFLLLLERPFLKKENDFGINDIFILNQYKGKGIGKRVIENVLKEKRGQYFVIELVKNVPAVSFWKKVYRELNIEFDEKKQLIDDEECLVQTFKI from the coding sequence ATGTTTGTAACACTTCAAACAGTTCAAGAATCAGAAAAAGAAATATTACGTAATTTGTACGCACTATATCTTCATGACCTTTCTACATTCACTCCTAATATAACGATTGGGGAAAATGGTTTTTTTGAATACGAAGATTTGCATATGTTTTGGGGAAATGATGGAATTACTCCGTATTTTATTAAAGGTGATAATGATATTGTAGGATTTTTATTACTATTGGAACGCCCGTTTTTGAAGAAGGAAAATGACTTTGGTATAAATGACATTTTCATATTGAATCAGTACAAAGGGAAAGGAATTGGTAAAAGAGTTATTGAGAATGTACTAAAAGAGAAACGAGGACAGTATTTCGTTATCGAACTTGTGAAAAATGTACCAGCAGTTTCTTTTTGGAAGAAAGTATATAGGGAGCTAAACATAGAATTTGATGAGAAAAAACAGTTAATCGATGATGAAGAATGTCTCGTTCAAACGTTTAAAATATAA
- a CDS encoding FAD-dependent oxidoreductase, translating to MNYVIVGGDAAGMSAAMQIVRNDETANVVTLEKGEIYSYAQCGLPYVISGAIASTEKLVARNVKTFRDKYGIDAKVRHEVTKVDTEKKIVYAEHTKTKDVFEFPYDRLLIATGVRPVMPEWEGRDLQGVHLLKTIPDAERILKTLETNKVEDVTIIGGGAIGLEMAETFVELGKKVRMIERNDHIGTIYDADMAEYIHKEAGKHHIEILTNENVKAFKGNERVEQIETDKGTYKADLVLVSVGVKPNTDFLEGTNIRTNHKGAIEVNAYMQTNVQDVYAAGDCATHYHVIKEIHDHIPIGTTANKQGRIAGLNMLDKRRAFKGTLGTGIIKFMDLTLARTGLNEKEAKGLNIPYKTVNIDSTNMAGYYPSAKPLHLKLLYRSDTKQLLGGQVIGEEGVDKRIDVIAMALFNKMSIHDLEDVDLSYAPPYNSVWDPIQQAARRAE from the coding sequence GTGAACTATGTCATTGTTGGCGGAGATGCAGCTGGTATGAGTGCAGCTATGCAAATTGTTAGAAACGATGAAACTGCAAATGTTGTAACGTTAGAAAAAGGTGAAATTTATTCGTACGCGCAGTGTGGATTACCGTATGTCATTAGTGGTGCTATCGCTTCAACGGAAAAATTAGTCGCGCGCAATGTAAAGACGTTTCGTGATAAATATGGAATTGATGCGAAAGTACGACATGAAGTAACGAAAGTAGATACGGAAAAGAAAATCGTGTACGCAGAGCATACGAAGACGAAAGATGTTTTTGAATTTCCGTATGATCGATTATTAATTGCAACTGGAGTGCGTCCTGTTATGCCAGAATGGGAAGGTCGAGATTTGCAAGGCGTTCATCTTTTAAAAACAATTCCGGATGCTGAGCGTATATTAAAAACGCTAGAAACGAATAAAGTTGAGGATGTAACCATTATTGGCGGCGGTGCGATAGGACTGGAGATGGCAGAAACATTCGTCGAACTTGGTAAGAAAGTAAGAATGATTGAGAGAAATGATCATATCGGTACGATTTACGATGCAGATATGGCTGAATATATACATAAAGAAGCAGGTAAACATCATATTGAAATTTTAACGAATGAAAATGTAAAAGCATTTAAAGGAAATGAAAGAGTCGAACAAATTGAAACGGACAAAGGAACGTATAAAGCAGATCTTGTTTTAGTGTCGGTTGGAGTAAAGCCAAATACTGATTTTCTTGAAGGAACAAATATACGTACAAATCATAAAGGGGCAATTGAAGTAAATGCATATATGCAAACGAATGTGCAGGACGTATATGCAGCTGGTGATTGTGCGACGCATTATCACGTTATAAAAGAAATTCATGACCATATTCCAATTGGAACGACTGCCAATAAACAAGGACGGATTGCTGGACTGAATATGCTGGATAAACGAAGAGCCTTTAAAGGTACGTTAGGTACAGGTATTATTAAATTTATGGATTTGACACTCGCAAGAACAGGCTTAAATGAAAAAGAAGCGAAAGGGCTAAACATCCCGTATAAGACGGTTAATATAGATTCAACAAATATGGCCGGTTATTATCCAAGTGCTAAGCCACTTCACTTGAAATTATTATATCGCTCTGACACGAAACAATTATTAGGTGGACAAGTAATTGGAGAAGAAGGTGTGGATAAACGGATTGATGTGATCGCAATGGCACTTTTCAATAAAATGAGCATTCACGATTTAGAAGATGTCGACTTAAGTTACGCACCACCATATAACAGCGTTTGGGATCCAATTCAGCAAGCGGCAAGGCGAGCAGAATAG